The window AAACAACCAGTTGAGTTTGGCGAAGAAGAGTTGGTTACCGGCAGTCCCTGATTTGGAAGCAGCCACAAAATTAACGTGGTAGCACTCCCTGTCCAAGGATTTGGAACCATCCACCACACCATAGATAACACTTAGCACATATTTTGGTTcctaaaacaagcaacaacaaggTCAAATGAAGCAGCTGATAGTGAGATGTAATGGATATGTATACAAGGATGAATAAAAGCAAAGCCACGTACCCGAGGATGCTCAGAGGCATATTTCCGCAGCAGCTTTTCAAGCTCAGAGCCAAGGTATAACTTCATTCTGTTATAATATGACTTCATTTTTACCAGAGTCTCCTTAGCCTCCTCGCACAATTTGGCCACCTTGGGAGGTTTGGGATCCAACGTCACTGCTTTTTGTCGGAGTAAGTGCTCTATTTTGCCAAGAGATTCACAGGAGACCACACCATTGGTGTCGGTGGTCAGCAAGCGCCGTAGGTCATTCAGCACATCGGGCGTCACGGACGCGAGGAATAGCCCTAGTGCAGCATGCTGTGGGTGTTGAGCGGTTGCGGCTGCGGCAGCAAACTGCTGCAAGGTGTGCGTCTCCTCGGACAGGTCACAACATTTGCGAGAGAGGTGCTCCATCACCCCTTGTGTCAAGCAGCCAGACTTAGAGTTTCCTCGGACGAGGGCCATTAGGCCTTCCAGGGAACGGACCTCCACTCGAAGCATAGATAGGGTGTCGATGATGTGATACTCTTTGATTTCAGAGAGGGGTAGCGGGTACACTATGCTGTGCCAAATGGAGTTGACAATGATGTTGGAGACAGGGTCTATGGGGCCATAGCAGTGGCCAGCCCACAATATGTTGCGGATGAGCCCCGTAGAGGGGGGCAACATGATGAACACTTTGAGATAGAAAGTGTGGATTACACCATGAAGCCTCATCCTGAGAGACTCGGTGTACTCACATGCATCGCCATTGCAGCTCTCTACCAAACCACGGCTTCGAGAGGTTTTCGCGGCCTTGGCTAAAAGCGTCGATATCATGGACCTCTTGTCTTGAGGATCAGACCGCATGGACGCAAAGAGGTCCCCATGACGCTGGACCTTGATGCTTACAACATCGAATCCATCCACGGAGCTCGTGCTGTTGCAAATCTCAAGCTTCCCTTCATCGGGCTTGAGGTTCCGGCAGTACACGACGGCCTCTCTTCCTCCTGGCAGCAGTTTCACCTGGAGGTCAAGGAGGGCACTGCACTGGTACCGCAGTAGATCCACGAGGGTGTTGACGTCGTCGACAGTGAGCTTTGGCCCTCCTGGCCTGAGAAACGGGGCGGCGGCGTGGAGCCGCTCTAGTGGAACTGGCGTCGTGTGGAGCCGCACCAGGGCGTCAGGCGCTGGGTGCGATGCACAGGTTGCGGCGCACATGAGGGCGGCTTGCGTCCTTTCAGTGGCGGGGTCAGGGAGCTGAAGCTCAGCAGCATATAGATCGTGCTCGACGAGCAGGACGGCCAGGGCCAGGTCAGCGCCCGCCCAGTGGAGGTACTGGGTGGCCTGTTCTTCACTGAGGCATCCAAAGTATCTCACCATGAACCTGCGGAGAGCCAGGTAGGATGGTGCGGCATCTCTGGGCCAGGTATCCCTGCGGCATGTTGGCCCAATGTGGCTGGACCAACTATCCCTTGGCCGCGCTGCACCAGCCAACCTCttggacctcctcctcctcttacaGTCATGCGGAAGCGGTGGGTTTGCTCGGAAGTCCTGCGGGAGGTGGGCGATGGTGTTGAGGATGATGTTGGTGACGGGGTCCATGAGGCCGAGACAGAGGCCGTATTTGCCCATGGATGAGATCAGTTGGTCGGCGGCTTCGGCTGGCATGTCGTCGACGGGCAGCCGGTCGCACGCCTCCTCGTATAAGTCAGGGATGGATGCGAGGAGATCGCATTTGAAACAGAAGCTAGGGGGTTGGTCGCAGTTGCCGCTGTAGAGGCAGGAGAAGAGCCCCCTGCGATCAGGACCCGGCGGCTAAACATTGTTGGGCGACATCA is drawn from Triticum dicoccoides isolate Atlit2015 ecotype Zavitan unplaced genomic scaffold, WEW_v2.0 scaffold22744, whole genome shotgun sequence and contains these coding sequences:
- the LOC119345339 gene encoding uncharacterized protein LOC119345339 — protein: PPGPDRRGLFSCLYSGNCDQPPSFCFKCDLLASIPDLYEEACDRLPVDDMPAEAADQLISSMGKYGLCLGLMDPVTNIILNTIAHLPQDFRANPPLPHDCKRRRRSKRLAGAARPRDSWSSHIGPTCRRDTWPRDAAPSYLALRRFMVRYFGCLSEEQATQYLHWAGADLALAVLLVEHDLYAAELQLPDPATERTQAALMCAATCASHPAPDALVRLHTTPVPLERLHAAAPFLRPGGPKLTVDDVNTLVDLLRYQCSALLDLQVKLLPGGREAVVYCRNLKPDEGKLEICNSTSSVDGFDVVSIKVQRHGDLFASMRSDPQDKRSMISTLLAKAAKTSRSRGLVESCNGDACEYTESLRMRLHGVIHTFYLKVFIMLPPSTGLIRNILWAGHCYGPIDPVSNIIVNSIWHSIVYPLPLSEIKEYHIIDTLSMLRVEVRSLEGLMALVRGNSKSGCLTQGVMEHLSRKCCDLSEETHTLQQFAAAAATAQHPQHAALGLFLASVTPDVLNDLRRLLTTDTNGVVSCESLGKIEHLLRQKAVTLDPKPPKVAKLCEEAKETLVKMKSYYNRMKLYLGSELEKLLRKYASEHPREPKYVLSVIYGVVDGSKSLDRECYHVNFVAASKSGTAGNQLFFAKLN